The window GATTTGTTTACCTGCCTAAAAGTGGAGGATCCAGGAATTTTACCAAGGACTGCTGTGGCGTTGTACATTGTGTATTATTCAACCAGCACACAAGAGATCAAGATATATGTAACATTATTCAACCAGCACACAAGAGATCAAGATATATGTAGCATTCGAACAACATGTTTGTTAAATAGTTGAAACTATTACTTGCAACTCTACAGATTTGATATTCTgatatttttgaatttcattttgTCTAGATAGTTTATAAAAtgtcttgctgagcttatcATTCATCTAATCAGATCTCTGATTATGTTGCGGAGCTTTGGACAACATATATTCCTTTATTGCTTGTTTGGAaacttggatttcatttgaaatcctggattttggatacacaaaaaaaagttggattgaatttaatttgaaatccagaacatttaaatattagtataaaactgggaatttgaaatgaaatatatgttttcaaatttaatattacagATTAGTGGTGTGCCCTTTTACTCTCAACTGTTGAGATATAAAATCGGTAGAAAAATTGTTGTAgaaatcatataattatttgGTGATTTGAGGTATAATGTAAAAAAGATAGATATTagattaaaatttgatggtgAAATCCGTGACAGCTTCCCgcaaaaacttaaaattatttcttcAAAAGTATCTTTAAAAGTGGCTTTTGTGTTGAAagttgtttttatatttaacaaacagtttttcacatattttcagaaaataagtTGTTGTCTGCTGCACTCTCTGTACTTGGCAATGTTGAAAAGTTGGGTTAGTGTACTCTGATAACTGAATTTGCTGGTTAAATCCTTAGAAACCACTCTGTTACTCTGCACACTTTGTTGAAGGGACAAACATTTACAATTACAAAGCTAAGCAGAAAATGTTATTTCAGGGGAATGATTGCTTTCCTATGCTACGGAAATACGAGTAAGATTAGATTGGGTGGTGGTGGTTGGGATGCCTGGTTTTTTTAACTTTCACGATTTTCCGGaggatattttttattatcccCTGCTTTGTAAGACGATTTTCAATcgaattgtttttttattattaataaaatcgaGGCATTTATACTGGCAACTCAATTTGTAACAGACTCGTGCGATGATAGCAGCAAATACATCATTATGCATCTCAAGCTCATCAATAACCTGTTCCTCTGGTACTGAGGTCCCCAATTTTATTTACTCTGttagcaaaaataaagaaatacaaAGACGGAGACTTTATCTCTTTCCTCCGAAAGAATCCTTGAAATGAATACCAGAACATCACTCTACCTTTGGTAGTAAAATTATTGCAAGAACACTTAACAAATCTCGATTTTTTTCAGTAACTAGAACCCTACCTGTTTCTTGAATTGAAACATGCGAACTCGTCGCAACACATATCCAAAGCACTCCAAAATTTTGCTAGACATTTAGAACCCAATGTGTTGTCTGTACTCTGAATAAACTTCAACAGGAGTCTGTTTTCCGATAGGCGCCCTTATGACAAAATCAGGAATATCGAAGGCATCCACAAGTTCTCTTGCTACGTTCCTCACTTGAAAGCTTAGATATTCCGTCAACTTGTGTATTGCCTGCACATTGAAAATCCCAAATAAGTTTGATATGAAGCCTAAGCATAGTTCATGATTTCAGATGGATAAGTTTTTTGATTCCAGTTGTGAGTGTCCTTGAATAAGTAGTTACAGTTGGAATATTATGGTCAATGCAACCACAGAGCAGTGTAATAATCATGATACAGAACGCAGAatcatatattatgttgttcatCAGATTGTGTAGTATGTCTGTCAGATAAATTCCTAAGCCTTAACAACGTTTTATTCATACCTTGGCTTTATTGGGAGCAACATAGTCGACATTGCGGTATGTCCCAATGTCGTTCCAGATTCTATCCATTGCGTAAAGATCACAAACAAGTTTCAAAGCAGCTCTTGAACTCGGATCAGGGCAGCTGTAAACAAAAACAGGTACAGCTGAGATTGCCACTTAGGAAAACAAACCTTGTGTGAAGTTAAAAATAAGACCAACAGCACAACAGTACTTCTTTACGGCTTTGATAAACGTTTCGAGGATGACAGATTCAATGTGGGACTCTGCAAGCGTCAGAAGGTGATTTAAACATCTATTCCATGCACCAAAACTACCAAGAGTCTTGGTATGTTTCTGAAGTCGCATAGCAGCACTATGTAGCAATCGAGATGTCCGATACTGCAACAAGAATGTGAAACCAGGACAGGTTAAATTCAGGGTAATTAGCTGTGTCACAGAGTACAGAACCCAAAGAAAACTCACCCTAAAGGCATCCAACTGGAATGTAGAATCGCGTAGATGATCTTCACCTTCCCATCTAGAGGTTACCGGATTTGGCTGAGACATATAAGTGCTCATCGACTCTCTTAAATAGTTCCATGTAACCGCAAGCGTTCCACCTTGGAATTTTTTCTGGTACTGCTTTAGAAGGTCTGCTGCAACCTATATCAAATGAAAGCACATCTCTTATATCCTCAAAAAAGCTTTTAGATGTCAAGACTCAAGAATGCAACCAACTAATTTTCCCCATGATATCTCAGTGCCTTTAAAACGGCAAATTATGTTCAAAATAGTTCCATATTTTATTAGATGACGTGCAAATGCATTCTGCACCCTCAGAAAAGCAGAAGTGACTCGACTAAACAGTCAACATACTATCTTGAAAAGGTTTGTCACTCGTGAAGATGACCGATAACAGTACAGCTAGTTGGTGAAAACATTCATACTAATATACACCATACTGACACACACTGTAATTAAGTGAAATCTTTCAATCCACTGAAACCAATTAAGGAAAATCTGGATGCACTATGTTAAAAGCTTTATAAAATTGAGTACTCCCATTTTTAAACGATATATAGAAGTTTTTAGCTGTGAGATGTCAGTTACCAGACGGCATTGCTGCCCCATAGGCGGTTAGAATAGAGAGTGGTACCTGCTGAAGAAGCACTGTATTGTCCCCTTCAAATGTCTGAAAAATGTCATGATCATTTCTCAAGCTACCAAACCGATTTACAGCAGCATAGCCATGGCCTCCACAAGCTTCCCTACAAGTACTCAAAGACTTTGCTGTATATGTAGTCACATATGCCTTGAGTCCAGCCGAGAGAGCATGGACATCCGCCACCAATTCTTCATCCTGAGTCTTCTTCATCTCAGAATATTTTGCAACCAAATTAGTTGTAGCAAAATGAAATGCATAAGTTGAAGCCAGCATTGGCATAAGCTTATGCTGATGAGACTGGTAGTCAAGAATGCTAATTTCAGCTTGCTTAGGTGGTCCAAACTGCTGACGGAGTAGAGCATATCGGATAGCAATTGTGACAGCAATTTTCAGGATACCAACGGAGGAATAGGCAAGACCTACCCGTCCACCTACAAGTTCACCCAATGTGGCAGCAAATCGTTTACTAATAGTTGGAAGACTACTTGTATATTTCCCATCCCGTGAAACATCTCCAAATCGATTAAGAAGATTATTACGTGGTATTCTCACTGAACGGAATCTTAATGCCCCATTATCCACCCCATTCAGACCAACCTTGTGGCCACAATCCTGTATCTCAACTCCTGGAAGTGTTTCATGGGTAGTCATATCCCTTATTGGAACAATGAAGGCATGAACACCCATATCAGTAACACCCTTTGTATCATGAGTTGGTAACATCAGCTTGGCAAAAACAGTAGCAAACTTTCCATGTACGGCAGCATTGCCAATCCACCATTTAATGGCCCCATCATGGGGTGTGTCGATAACAAATTCATCTGTAAGTAGATCAAATGTTGCAACAGTTTCCAGGCCTTGTACATTTGAGcctttaaaatgaaaaaaataataataataaggagagagagagagaggttaaGTCATGTTTAGCTTTTACAGAAGTTGTAGGCCTACACaagttaaaatttcaatttaaaatcaGATCCCGGATTATAACATTTCTCCAGAGTGAAAATTGTGTGCATACCGTGATGGAGCTCTGTCATAGCAAAACAACCAGGATACTCAACACTGTCAATCCCATTGAAGTACTTGTCCCTATGTTTTTTGGTTCCCAAATTTAGTACAGAACCTCCCCAAAGACTGCGCCGCAATAAAAAGCAGATTAACACATCAAATTcttatgtatttttatttttaaataattatattgtgttCAGtcagggagaatggaatgaaattacTAAAAATAAACGAAGATAACAAAGTTAGAGAGGGAAGTTTTGGAAAAGATTGATCATGTTCAAAATTTTTATgatgaaatttgaaaataaatcaagTACAAAATGAAATGGAGCATTTCTTCCCAAATTGAACGTATGATATCTAGTATAGAGGATAAAAAACAGAACAGaggaaaaaatgaaatttataaccGGTTATTCATAATAtggttcaaatttcattccgttcttttaaaattcatttaccccaaccaaacacaatattaatGCGAGATGAATCAAGTGAAATAAAGAACCTGTATTGAACTCCAAGCTTGACACCGAACGAGACATCAAGAATGCCAGCAGCTTCAGCAATAGCAAAATACCTCCCAGGCTCTTCAACAACATACTTGAATGGTCTAATCCCGCCTTCTCTCACCATCGCAAGCAGCTGCCTCATGCACAGCTCCCTATGCTCATCTTTCGATATTTCAACCGGCGTTTGAAGATCAGGCCTCGACTCGAAAAAATCGTACACCTTTTGCTGTTCATTTCTGTACTTGCCTCTCATGTACATAGACAGATGGGGGGTGCTCACGTTAAGCTTTCCTCTTGCTGCGCATGTTAGTAGCTGCAGCTGCTGGTTTGAGCTCGGTGGTGGTGGGGCCTCTGTGGGGTTGAGGTGCAAGGTGAGCCGTTGGATTCTCCGGTTGATGAGGGGG of the Daucus carota subsp. sativus chromosome 4, DH1 v3.0, whole genome shotgun sequence genome contains:
- the LOC108215634 gene encoding acyl-coenzyme A oxidase 2, peroxisomal codes for the protein MDPSRLQSHVSHPTAENEQDNNHPLINRRIQRLTLHLNPTEAPPPPSSNQQLQLLTCAARGKLNVSTPHLSMYMRGKYRNEQQKVYDFFESRPDLQTPVEISKDEHRELCMRQLLAMVREGGIRPFKYVVEEPGRYFAIAEAAGILDVSFGVKLGVQYSLWGGSVLNLGTKKHRDKYFNGIDSVEYPGCFAMTELHHGSNVQGLETVATFDLLTDEFVIDTPHDGAIKWWIGNAAVHGKFATVFAKLMLPTHDTKGVTDMGVHAFIVPIRDMTTHETLPGVEIQDCGHKVGLNGVDNGALRFRSVRIPRNNLLNRFGDVSRDGKYTSSLPTISKRFAATLGELVGGRVGLAYSSVGILKIAVTIAIRYALLRQQFGPPKQAEISILDYQSHQHKLMPMLASTYAFHFATTNLVAKYSEMKKTQDEELVADVHALSAGLKAYVTTYTAKSLSTCREACGGHGYAAVNRFGSLRNDHDIFQTFEGDNTVLLQQVAADLLKQYQKKFQGGTLAVTWNYLRESMSTYMSQPNPVTSRWEGEDHLRDSTFQLDAFRYRTSRLLHSAAMRLQKHTKTLGSFGAWNRCLNHLLTLAESHIESVILETFIKAVKNCPDPSSRAALKLVCDLYAMDRIWNDIGTYRNVDYVAPNKAKAIHKLTEYLSFQVRNVARELVDAFDIPDFVIRAPIGKQTPVEVYSEYRQHIGF